One Cucumis sativus cultivar 9930 chromosome 1, Cucumber_9930_V3, whole genome shotgun sequence DNA segment encodes these proteins:
- the LOC101213684 gene encoding 3-ketoacyl-CoA synthase 11: MTEPKPSTPLLSTKAPSSRSLPDFKKSVKLKYVKLGYHYLITHGMYLFLSPLVVVIAAQLSTFSLQDLYEVWGHLQYNLVSVILCSTLLVFLSTLYFLTRPRPVYLVNFSCYKPDESRKCTKKIFMDQSHMTGTFTEENLQFQRKILERSGLGDSTYLPEAVLNIPPNPCMAEARKEAEMVMFGAIDELLAKTSVKPKDIGILIVNCSLFNPTPSLSAMVINHYKLRGNIISYNLGGMGCSAGLISIDLAKQLLQVHPNSYALVISMENITLNWYFGNDRSKLVSNCLFRMGGAAILLSNRRSERRRSKYQLIHTVRTHKGADDKCFSCVTQEEDSTGNIGVTLSKDLMAVAGDALKTNITTLGPLVLPMSEQLLFFGTLVGKKLFKMKIKPYIPDFKLAFEHFCIHAGGRAVLDELEKNLQLSDWHMEPSRMTLYRFGNTSSSSLWYELAYTEGKGRMKKGDRTWQIAFGSGFKCNSAVWRALRTINPAKEKNPWMNEINQFPVDVPKISTI; the protein is encoded by the coding sequence ATGACGGAGCCAAAGCCATCCACACCTTTGCTAAGCACAAAAGCACCATCCTCGAGAAGCCTTCCTGATTTTAAGAAGTCTGTCAAACTGAAATATGTGAAACTTGGCTATCACTACCTTATCACCCATGGAATGTACCTCTTCCTTTCTCCTTTGGTAGTTGTGATCGCGGCGCAGCTTTCGACATTTTCCCTTCAAGATCTTTATGAAGTTTGGGGTCATCttcaatataatttagtttctgTAATTCTTTGTTCTACCCTCCTTGTTTTCTTGTCTACCTTGTACTTTCTTACCCGTCCTCGCCCTGTTTACCTTGTTAACTTTTCGTGCTACAAGCCTGATGAATCTCGTAAATGCACGAAGAAGATTTTTATGGATCAATCTCATATGACGGGGACATTTACGGAGGAGAATCTTCAATTCCAAAGGAAAATCCTTGAGAGATCTGGCCTTGGGGATTCAACCTATCTTCCTGAGGCTGTTCTCAATATTCCTCCAAACCCCTGCATGGCAGAAGCTAGAAAAGAAGCTGAAATGGTGATGTTTGGTGCCATTGATGAGCTTTTAGCCAAGACAAGTGTGAAACCAAAAGATATCGGTATCTTGATTGTGAATTGTAGCTTGTTCAATCCAACACCGTCGCTTTCTGCTATGGTCATCAACCACTACAAGCTGAGAGGAAACATTATTAGTTACAATCTTGGTGGAATGGGTTGCAGTGCAGGTCTTATTTCTATTGATCTTGCCAAACAGCTGCTTCAGGTCCATCCCAATTCCTATGCCTTGGTTATTAGCATGGAGAACATAACATTGAACTGGTACTTTGGGAACGACCGATCAAAGCTTGTCTCTAATTGCTTGTTTCGGATGGGTGGAGCAGCAATATTGCTTTCAAACAGAAGATCTGAGAGAAGGAGGTCCAAATATCAATTAATACATACTGTTCGTACCCACAAGGGAGCAGATGATAAGTGCTTTAGCTGTGTTACTCAGGAAGAGGATTCAACTGGGAACATTGGTGTCACTTTATCGAAAGACTTAATGGCAGTTGCAGGTGATGCATTGAAGACTAACATCACAACGTTGGGCCCTCTTGTGCTGCCAATGTCTGAACAGCTTCTCTTCTTCGGTACTTTAGTTGGTAAGAAACTCTTCAAAATGAAGATCAAGCCTTACATCCCTGACTTCAAACTAGCATTTGAACATTTCTGCATCCATGCTGGGGGAAGAGCAGTTTTAGACGAATTGGAGAAGAACTTGCAGCTGTCTGATTGGCATATGGAGCCGTCAAGGATGACACTCTACCGATTTGGCAATACATCGAGCAGTTCTCTTTGGTATGAATTGGCATATACAGAAGGGAAAGGTAGAATGAAGAAAGGAGATAGAACATGGCAAATAGCATTTGGTTCAGGATTTAAGTGCAATAGTGCAGTCTGGAGAGCTTTAAGGACCATAAATCCAGCTAAAGAAAAGAACCCATGGATGAATGAGATCAACCAGTTTCCAGTTGATGTTCCtaaaatttcaaccatttga